Part of the Candidatus Zixiibacteriota bacterium genome is shown below.
AAGCAGATCAAGCAAACCGGCGCATCTCTGATTCTGCCCCTCAATTTTCCCAAGCAGCCCAAGGTGCGGACCATCGAAGATGAACTCGATCTCAGCCTGGCGGAGTTGCGTCACTGGGAAACAGCGCCGAGCAATGCCGCGATGGTCAACGACGCTCAGATCACTTTCGCACTCAGTACCCACAGGCTGAAGAAAACATCCGAGTTTCTCACCAATGTCCGCAAGGCGATCGACCGTGGCCTACCTAAAGAAAAGGCACTGGCCGCGCTGACCACGGTACCGGCGGAGCTGTGTGGTATTGGAGAAATGGCCGGCAGCCTGGAACCGGGTAAGCTGGCCAATTTCTTGATTTGTGATGGAGACGTCTTTGATAAAGATGCTACCATCCACTCGGTTTGGATAGAGGGAAAAGAGCACGAACTAAAACCGATTCCGGCCGCAGACATGCGAGGCGAATATGCGCTCAGGCTGGACACCATGTCGATCAGGCTGAAGTTCACGGGGACCGAGTCAAAGCTCAAAGGTGAATACGGCCGGGGCGATGAGTCCTTCAAACTGGAACACGTTTCCTCCGAAGACAACAAGCTTAATTTCTCAATCAGGCTCGACACCCTGGGTTCCGGCGGCTTGCTGCGGTTCACTGGGAGGTTTGAGGACGGAACGCTGGTTGGTTGGATGAATTCTGAAGATGGGACGAGACAGAAGTGGACGGCCAACCGAACAAACGAGTACGTGGCGGAGCGGGACACATCCAAAAGCGTCGACCCCGAACAACTCTTGTCGAAGCTCACCTTTCCAAACAAAGCGTATGCACCAGTTGAGGCGCCCGAACAACAAGATGTTCTTGTAAAGAACGCCACGGTGTGGACAGCCGAGAGCGATGGCGTGCTCGAGGGAACTGATCTCCTGGTACGCGGCGGCACAATTGCAGAAATCGGGGTCGACTTGAAAGCAGCCGACGACGTGCCGGTGATCGACGCCACCGGCATGCACGTAACCCCCGGTATAATCGATGCCCACTCGCATATTGCCATTTCCGGAGACGTCAACGAGGGGACCGAGGCGATCACCAGTGAAGTGCGGATTGCCGACGTAGTCAATCCATACGACATAGCCATATACCAGCAATTGGCCGGTGGTGTGACGGCGTCACATCTGTTGCATGGGTCGGCAAATCCTATCGGCGGACAGCTTCAATTGATCAAACTGCGCTGGGGCGGCACCGACGAAGAACTGAAGTATCGAAACGTGCCGAGCCATATCAAGTTCGCCCTCGGAGAGAATGTCAAGCAAAGCAACTGGGGTGAACGCTACCGCACAAGGTATCCCCAAACACGCATGGGTGCCGAGGCGATCATTCGCGATGCTTTTCAAGCCGCACGCGAGTACGAAGCATCGCTTTCAGAATATGATGCACTCGGGAAAAAGGACCGGTCACGGACCGTCCCGCCCCGGCGCGACCTTGAACTGGAGGCGCTGGTTGAGGTTTTGAACTCGCGCATGCCGGTGGCCTGCCATGCCTACGTTCAATCGGAAATGTTGATGCTAATCCGACTGGCCGCAGAGTACGGTTTTCAGGTCCGGAGTTTCGAACACGGGCTGGAGGCTTACAAGATTGCAAGCGAACTGGCCGAAGCGGGCGTGGGTGTGTGCACCTTCTCAGACTGGTGGGCTTACAAATTTGAAGTCTACGAAGCTATCCCCTACGGCGCGGCGCTGCTCCATGAAGGGGGCGCACTGACTGTAATCAAATCCGACAGTCGTGAGATGGCGCGGCGTTTGAACCAGGAGGCCGGCAAGACGATCCGGTATGGCGACATTGATCCGGTCGAGGCGCTCAAGATGGTCACGATCAATGCGGCCAGGGTCCTGGGCGTTGATGATCGGATCGGGAGTATCAAGGCGGGCAAGGATGCCGATTTTGTCATCTGGAACGGTCCTCCCCTTTCGATGTACAGTAAACCACATCAGACGTGGATTGACGGTAAGAAGTATTTTGATATCGAAGTCGACCGGCTGCTACGCGCCCGGATTCGTGAAGAAAAGAACGGTTTGATTCAGAAGATCACCAAGTTGTCGGACAGGGAATCCAAGTACTCACCGGAAAGCAAAGGGGACGATCACCCCGAAGGAGCATATAGCCTGGAAAGCGAGGTCAACTGATGCGGACCCTATTTGTTGTTTTGTTTCTGACGCTGTTGTCCACGGCTTCCGCCCACGACTATGTGCCGGGCCGTCCGCAGTCGCAGCCGATACTATTGAAGGGAGGCGACCTCAATACAGTTAGTCACGGCGTTCTGGAAGCGACTGACTTGTTGTTTGCCGCCGGCCGTATTACGGAAATAGGCAAGGACCTGGCTCTCCCGCCGGGCGGTCGTGTGATCGATGTGTCCGGTCAGCAGGTCTACCCCGGCCTGATCGCACCCTGGTCCGGTTTGGGGCTGGTGGAGATCGGAGCGGTTCGGGCAACAGTCGACTTGCGAGAAGTAGGCCAGGTCCATCCCGAAGTGATGGCCCATATTGCCTACAACACCGATTCTGAGATTATCCCCACGGTGCGCGCCAATGGTATCACCACAGCCCTGGTTGTGCCGCAGGGGGGGATCATAAGCGGACGATCCAGTCTGATGAACCTGGACGGCTGGAACTCAGAGGATGCCTCGGAAAAACTCAATGTCGGCCTGCATGTAAACTGGCCGCGCCAACGAATCGTCAATGCCTGGTGGATGGAGAAAACAGCCGACGAACAGAAGAAGGAAAACGCCAAAAACCGAAAACGTCTTGGCGATACTTTTGACGCTGCCCGATCTTACTATCTGGCCAAACAGGCAAACCCGGACATTGAGGTGGACACACGCTGGGAAGCCATGTTGCCGGTGTTCTCAAAATCGATGCCGGTGTTCATCCATGCCGGTGAATACAGACAGATCGAACAGGCAGTAGCTTTCGCCAAGAAACAGGACATTCGCGTGGTGTTAGTCGGCGGTAGCGAGGCTTACCGCCTGGCCGACCTGCTGGTTGAGAACGATATACCTGTTATCCTCTCCAACCTTCACTCGACGCCGATGCGCGAAGATGATGACTATGACCTACCGTATCGTCTGCCCAGCCTGCTGGCAGACGCAGGCGTTGAATTCTGTATCTCCAGCGGCTCCGGCGCCACCGGCACGATGAACCTTCCCTTCCAGGGCGGACAGGCCGTCGGGTACGGCCTGGACCCGGACGTTGCCCTTCGTGCTCTGACATTGAGCCCGGCTGAGATTCTGGGCGTGGAGGGCGATCTCGGTTCACTGGAAGTCGGCAAGAAAGCCACGCTGGTGGTATCGCGTGGCGATATCATGGATGTGTTGACTAATGCCGTAACGCACGAGTTTATAGAAGGCAAAGAGGTCGACTTGAACTCGCGGCACGTCGAGCTGTACCAAAAATACCGCGCCCGACAGTCGCAGCATTGACTTTGCGCCGGGCTAGCCATCAGGGAATCAGCAGCTTCATTAGTGATGTAAGCGAGGTAATCAGGACGGCGCTTCGAGTACGTTAGCATAGGAGGTGATGTTGTGGGCGGGTATCTAGCATGGTTTGCAGGGCTCTTTTGGGGTACAAACGAAGGGAATCCCAGATTCCACGGTGACCCGGTTGAACAGATCAATGAGTTGTCGAGGATCATCGTATCCTCTTGTGAAGAAAACTTGAGCGAAAAAGAGCAACTCGGAGTGTTGACCGAGGCCGTCGAGGCGGACTTTCTCATTCGGAACGCCGTGGATCGGTTCGAAGACACATTTAAGAGTGGGAAGATCTATGGCGAATCACAAAGCCAACAGCGCGCGGCAAGCACTATGAACGAGTCCAACGTGTATCGTCGGAAGGGGAAGGAGACACTTAACTCGATTCATACTCACACCGTCGCAATTGGCGATGCGATATTGCACTTGTTAGGGTTCGATACTAGTCCCTTATTGAGTTTCGATCTCCATCAAGGCACAGGGAAATCATATGGTCATGTAGAGCCCAGAAGGCCAAGATTCACTACCCAAGTATTAATATGGAAAACCTGCAGATGGCTCTGCAACTGACTGGGTCCATCAAACTTGTGTGGCAATCCATGCTTGATCCCAGGATTGATAGTTGCACACTGGTGACGGACCTAGAAGCGCTGGCCGCTGAGGGCCAACTCTGCAAACATCCCGATTTCTGTTGACCTGTGTCGTAAGATCAGGGCTTAGGCACACCAAAGGTTGCGGCGGGAACAGGCCCCGACTCGTCGTTTCGTCAACCGGGAGGAGTAGGTCAGGAGGATTGCGCTCCTGTCACGGCAGGTCTCTAAGGGCAGGCTTGCCCTACGGGACTGACCTACAAGTCTACATCTGATGGCGCATAGCTGTGATGTGGGCGACCATGGAGCAACAATACCCTTCGGGCGAACCTCGTATTGCCGCTCTCAGCAGGCGTTTAGGCGAATATTCTTACAGGGTAGTGCAAGGATTATTGTGTAAATTGTGAATTAGGGTTTGGTTTGAGTTTTCGGTTAAGTTCCTTGACTTGAGTAAAGATTATTCTTTCACAGCTTTTTTCATCTCTAAATGAGTCAATCAG
Proteins encoded:
- a CDS encoding amidohydrolase family protein, producing MLTKRASSVFRFTSVYELFLAAVVCLCSIAVAADSFAQTTPEYGIRDKTPNKVLLVNARIVVSPRQSFDSGSLYIVDGRVAAVGSDIQDTAGATVIDLRGRTIYPGFIDAFTDYGLPTKKKAKKKSKASPEYTRDRVGGSAWNAAIHAENNCVDEFRPDDKAAKELREQGFTAVLSTKHDGILRGRSFVASLGEGLPNDLILRPHHWHGASFDKGNSQQEVPGSLMGSIALLRQVFLDVDWYTDAHAAYSLNPNQIKPEFNAALEALAAVKDRTLIFETNDELSLVRADRVAREFGLPIVHVGSGREYIALKQIKQTGASLILPLNFPKQPKVRTIEDELDLSLAELRHWETAPSNAAMVNDAQITFALSTHRLKKTSEFLTNVRKAIDRGLPKEKALAALTTVPAELCGIGEMAGSLEPGKLANFLICDGDVFDKDATIHSVWIEGKEHELKPIPAADMRGEYALRLDTMSIRLKFTGTESKLKGEYGRGDESFKLEHVSSEDNKLNFSIRLDTLGSGGLLRFTGRFEDGTLVGWMNSEDGTRQKWTANRTNEYVAERDTSKSVDPEQLLSKLTFPNKAYAPVEAPEQQDVLVKNATVWTAESDGVLEGTDLLVRGGTIAEIGVDLKAADDVPVIDATGMHVTPGIIDAHSHIAISGDVNEGTEAITSEVRIADVVNPYDIAIYQQLAGGVTASHLLHGSANPIGGQLQLIKLRWGGTDEELKYRNVPSHIKFALGENVKQSNWGERYRTRYPQTRMGAEAIIRDAFQAAREYEASLSEYDALGKKDRSRTVPPRRDLELEALVEVLNSRMPVACHAYVQSEMLMLIRLAAEYGFQVRSFEHGLEAYKIASELAEAGVGVCTFSDWWAYKFEVYEAIPYGAALLHEGGALTVIKSDSREMARRLNQEAGKTIRYGDIDPVEALKMVTINAARVLGVDDRIGSIKAGKDADFVIWNGPPLSMYSKPHQTWIDGKKYFDIEVDRLLRARIREEKNGLIQKITKLSDRESKYSPESKGDDHPEGAYSLESEVN
- a CDS encoding amidohydrolase family protein, giving the protein MRTLFVVLFLTLLSTASAHDYVPGRPQSQPILLKGGDLNTVSHGVLEATDLLFAAGRITEIGKDLALPPGGRVIDVSGQQVYPGLIAPWSGLGLVEIGAVRATVDLREVGQVHPEVMAHIAYNTDSEIIPTVRANGITTALVVPQGGIISGRSSLMNLDGWNSEDASEKLNVGLHVNWPRQRIVNAWWMEKTADEQKKENAKNRKRLGDTFDAARSYYLAKQANPDIEVDTRWEAMLPVFSKSMPVFIHAGEYRQIEQAVAFAKKQDIRVVLVGGSEAYRLADLLVENDIPVILSNLHSTPMREDDDYDLPYRLPSLLADAGVEFCISSGSGATGTMNLPFQGGQAVGYGLDPDVALRALTLSPAEILGVEGDLGSLEVGKKATLVVSRGDIMDVLTNAVTHEFIEGKEVDLNSRHVELYQKYRARQSQH